Proteins from a genomic interval of Candidatus Methylomirabilis sp.:
- a CDS encoding carboxyl transferase domain-containing protein, with protein sequence MANERHKDKLEELCQRRETALQGGGQERVDRHHQSGKLTARERIDVLLDPGSFTELDAFVTHQCHDFDMDQQRIPGDGVVIGYGTIDGRQVYVFAQDFTVFGGSLSGAHAAKICKVMDLAMKMGAPIIGLSDSGGARIQEGVVSLAGYADLFLRNTLASGVIPQIAAIMGPCAGGAVYSPALMDFVLMVRHTSHMFVTGPDVIKTVLHEEVSFEELGGAMTHNATSGVAHFAVDSEQECLASIRELLSYLPQNNLEDSPRCESRDDPERQEDALNALIPDNPNRPYDMKELIRMVVDDGEFLEVQEHFAQNMVVGFGRLDGQSVGFVANQPAALAGCLDIGSSVKAARFIRFCDAFNIPIITLEDVPGYLPGSAQEYGGIIRHGAKLLYAYGEATVPKITVIVRKAYGGAYCVMGSKHMRADINFAYPTAEIAVMGPEGAVNILHKRKMAEEADVASFRAEKVAEFRDKFANPYIAAERGYIDEVIEPKETRPKLIRALRSLRTKRETNPPKKHGNIPL encoded by the coding sequence ATGGCAAATGAGCGCCATAAGGATAAGTTAGAAGAGCTGTGCCAACGGCGCGAAACCGCCCTGCAAGGCGGCGGGCAAGAGCGCGTCGATCGACATCACCAGTCTGGGAAGCTGACGGCGCGCGAACGCATCGACGTGCTCCTTGATCCGGGGAGCTTCACCGAGCTGGACGCCTTCGTCACCCATCAGTGTCATGACTTTGACATGGATCAGCAACGGATCCCTGGCGACGGGGTCGTCATCGGATACGGGACGATCGATGGGCGACAGGTCTACGTCTTTGCCCAGGATTTCACCGTGTTCGGCGGCAGCCTGAGCGGGGCCCACGCCGCCAAGATCTGCAAGGTGATGGATCTGGCCATGAAGATGGGCGCTCCGATCATCGGTCTGAGCGATTCGGGTGGAGCCAGAATCCAGGAGGGGGTCGTCTCGCTGGCGGGGTATGCCGATCTGTTTCTTCGTAATACATTAGCTTCGGGGGTGATTCCGCAGATCGCGGCCATCATGGGACCATGCGCCGGCGGCGCGGTCTATTCGCCGGCCCTAATGGACTTCGTCCTCATGGTCCGCCACACCAGCCATATGTTCGTGACGGGACCTGATGTGATCAAAACTGTCCTGCACGAAGAGGTGAGCTTCGAGGAGCTTGGTGGCGCGATGACTCATAATGCCACGTCTGGCGTTGCCCATTTTGCTGTCGATTCGGAGCAGGAGTGCCTGGCTTCGATCAGGGAACTCCTCTCGTACCTCCCGCAGAATAACCTGGAAGACTCGCCTCGCTGTGAGTCCCGGGACGATCCGGAGCGGCAAGAGGATGCCTTGAACGCCCTTATCCCGGACAACCCCAATAGACCGTACGATATGAAGGAGTTGATCCGCATGGTGGTGGACGACGGCGAGTTCCTCGAGGTTCAGGAACACTTTGCCCAGAATATGGTGGTTGGCTTTGGGCGTCTGGATGGACAGTCGGTCGGATTTGTCGCTAACCAGCCCGCCGCGCTGGCCGGATGTCTCGACATTGGCTCCTCCGTCAAAGCGGCCCGCTTCATTCGCTTTTGCGATGCCTTCAATATCCCCATCATTACCCTGGAGGATGTCCCTGGCTACCTCCCTGGTTCAGCCCAGGAATACGGCGGTATCATCAGGCACGGCGCGAAGCTGTTGTACGCCTATGGGGAGGCCACGGTACCAAAGATCACTGTCATTGTGCGGAAGGCGTACGGGGGCGCCTATTGCGTGATGGGCAGTAAGCATATGCGGGCCGATATCAACTTCGCCTATCCGACCGCGGAGATCGCTGTTATGGGACCCGAGGGAGCGGTGAACATCCTGCATAAGCGAAAGATGGCTGAGGAGGCTGATGTCGCCTCGTTCCGTGCGGAAAAGGTGGCGGAGTTCCGTGATAAGTTTGCCAATCCGTACATTGCTGCAGAGCGGGGCTACATCGATGAAGTGATCGAGCCGAAAGAGACTCGTCCAAAGTTGATCAGGGCACTCAGGTCGCTTCGGACAAAGCGCGAGACGAACCCTCCAAAGAAACACGGGAATATCCCCCTTTAA